The genomic DNA TAAACttcttagaatagtgcctggttcATACTAAGTGCTACATAAGTTTAActaccattattattttaagccatCTATGTAACTATTAAAACCTGGGATATAATTTGAACATATCCTAGCTTACAGGTCATATTCCTTGGATTCTTAAATAAAGGAAACATAAATTTGGGGGAATTATCCTTTACAGAAAGCCGAAAAGAACTcattctataaaaaaaaaactcaacaaaggGATTGCATGATAAGTTCCAGTTTACCTAAAGTAAATTATGTTTTGAGCACCGTTGCAGCCTTAGAGATTGAgaagaaatcaaatatttaacaaatatgttgGTTGTGGAGCACTGTAGTAAAACACCCATATGAGATTGAATATTTAAGaaggttattttttaaacctctatgtctctaaaatatttgtttttcttatgtctatttcatattttagaATCTGAATTATCCAGAACAGAAAGTTGTAACTGTTGGGCAGTTCAAAATTGGTTTGATCCATGGACATCAAGTTATTCCATGGGGAGATATGGCCAGCTTAGCCCTGTTGCAGAGGCAGTTTGATGTGGATATTCTTATTTCAGGACACACACATAAATTTGAAGCATTTGAGCATGAAAATAAATTCTACATTAATCCAGGTTCTGCCACTGGAGCATATAATGCCTTGGAAACGTAAGTAGTATGCAATTTGGGAATTTGGGGGTTTCATAAAGTTAATAATTGTACAAGTGACATTTCATAAAAGAGAAATgtgattatttaaataattatagccTTTTTGGCAATCTTCTATTGgtgattattctttttaatatgtcTAACAACCAGATTTCTCCTTGAATCCAAATTGTCATCCTAAATTGAAATTTATAGTGCTACTGCTTTTTAGTACAAAACACtgacattatttatattttcttccagaaacatTATTCCTTCATTTGTGTTGATGGATATCCAGGCTTCTACAGTTGTCACTTATGTGTATCAGCTAATTGGAGATGACGTGAAAGTAGAACGAATTGAATACAAAAAATCTTAAAGCGAGGCGTGTCCTGATGATATTTctgttgggctttttttttttccattcccctGTTCAACTCAAGTAATTAAATGTTTAAGAGCCACAAAATTGTATcacttttataatattttgcaGTAAAATGTAATCTCGTCTTCTGTTAATACAATGTTCTAAGCTTCTTGTAAACTATAAGATTATATTTAGTTTAAGTATATGATTTCTATGAAAAAACATCCACCACACAGTAAATGGTCACATGTTAAGAAAAATTTATCCTTGTAAATATCTTCATAGTTGATATTTGGAACTTTACTACCAAAGTAGTGCATGAGGAGAAAGAATCTAGATTTTCTTGTATACATTCTTCTCTTCTCCAGTAATAAACAGTTACCTTTCATTTATACTTTCTTGATaaactgtgttttaatttttaaaacttatgaaaataAGAGGCCAAATGAAACTGCAGACAAGTGTTACAGTGATAAGGTAGATGAGATGACCTTTCAGAGCTCTTTCTTAAAACGTTCTAGGTCATAATGTTGGACTCAGATTTTATTAACTAAATAGAATACCATATTGACATAGTAAATCATCAGTGATTCTTCAGACTGTTGCTTTTAAGTGCCCTATTCTTTACgttttaacaaaaaaatttttttaaacactactgtgtaatttgaaaagatacgtgcactccagtgttcatagcaacattatttacaattgccaggatatgaaaacaacctaagggtccatcaacagaagagtggataaagacgatgtggtgtgtatgtgtgtgtgtgtatgtacacacgtacatacgtacatacacagtgtaatattagtcataaaaaagtgaaattttgccatttgcaacaatatggatggacttggagggtattatgctaagtgaaataagtcagatagagcaAGACAaattactgtatgatatcacttatatgtggaatctaaaaactaaactagtgaatataacgaaaaggaaacacagatgtagagaacaaactagtggttaccagtggggagagggaactgGGGAGAGGCAAGATAGGGTAGaggatcaagaggtacaaactattatgtataaataaataagctacaaggatatattatacatcacaaagaatatagccaatattttacaataactataaatggagtataacctttaaaaattgtgaatcactatgttgtacacctgcaacttacataatattgtatatcaactatacctcaaaaagttaaaatttaaaaaaataaaaatttaaaacactaatGTTCTAAAACATTTAGAAGGCAAGCACACTAGAGCAAAAATGTAATGTGAACAATCCTTTCATTAATACAACTATTCCCAACTTAAATCTAGTTTAAGAGTCCAAGTGTTTGGCAATTTTCATAAAATAGGGCAaattgatatttccatttttaacttgTGTTCAAgcagataatatttattgagcaagcCAGGATGTTACCTCTATCAAATGCTATTCTATATCAGGATATTCAGAGTTTTCCTCAGCctgatttggaaaatatttccagGATATTCTAATGTTGCTATTTTAGGACTTACTGTAAACAGAATTATACAatgtatttttcagatttaaaGAAGAATAATTCAGTTTTAGGTGACAAGAAGAATTTTAATTGTACCTAGCCAGGACTACACGCATATATTTCACACAAATTTTATTACACAAAATATTCGTacatggaactacatcaaaccaTTTACATGGTAGTAAAAGTTTCTGAACAAACTAAAATTACTTAATGACTTAGTGGTGAATAACAATACTGAATGTAGAGAGGACA from Pseudorca crassidens isolate mPseCra1 chromosome 12, mPseCra1.hap1, whole genome shotgun sequence includes the following:
- the VPS29 gene encoding vacuolar protein sorting-associated protein 29; this encodes MLVLVLGDLHIPHRCNSLPAKFKKLLVPGKIQHILCTGNLCTKESYDYLKTLAGDVHIVRGDFDENLNYPEQKVVTVGQFKIGLIHGHQVIPWGDMASLALLQRQFDVDILISGHTHKFEAFEHENKFYINPGSATGAYNALETNIIPSFVLMDIQASTVVTYVYQLIGDDVKVERIEYKKS